One Arthrobacter sp. StoSoilB20 DNA segment encodes these proteins:
- a CDS encoding alpha/beta fold hydrolase, with translation MSRSEKISFTGSTGDALAGIVDVPEGPIRGWGLYSHGLTLGKDSPAASRICKGLAEQGVGMLRFDNLGLGGSAGEWSAGSFSVKVADTILAAEFMREQGRAISLLVGHSFGGAAVLAAARDIPGLNAVVTVAAPYEPKHVEHMFDTEMEDILRDGSAVVDLGGRPMEVRRHFVEDVERADLRDCIRTLHKPLMVMHSPTDNTVGIDNASEIFRTARHPRSFISLEGSEHLLTGKGQAARVARIISAWADPYLEVANAV, from the coding sequence GTGTCACGCTCTGAAAAGATCAGCTTCACGGGAAGTACCGGCGACGCCCTGGCCGGCATCGTGGACGTGCCCGAGGGGCCCATCCGCGGCTGGGGCCTGTACTCACATGGCCTGACCCTTGGCAAAGACAGCCCCGCGGCGTCGCGCATCTGCAAGGGGCTTGCGGAGCAGGGCGTGGGGATGCTGCGTTTCGACAACCTCGGCCTGGGCGGATCCGCTGGCGAATGGTCGGCAGGGTCCTTCAGCGTCAAAGTGGCCGATACCATCCTGGCCGCGGAGTTCATGCGGGAACAAGGCCGGGCAATTTCCTTGCTGGTGGGCCACTCGTTCGGCGGCGCGGCAGTGCTCGCCGCAGCCCGCGACATTCCCGGCCTGAACGCCGTGGTGACTGTGGCGGCACCGTACGAGCCCAAGCATGTTGAGCACATGTTCGATACCGAGATGGAAGACATCCTGCGCGACGGCAGCGCGGTGGTGGATCTTGGCGGCCGGCCCATGGAGGTCCGCCGCCACTTTGTGGAGGACGTGGAACGCGCTGATCTGCGCGACTGCATCCGAACCCTCCACAAGCCCCTGATGGTGATGCACTCCCCTACCGACAACACCGTGGGGATCGACAACGCAAGTGAAATCTTCCGCACTGCCCGGCACCCCCGGAGTTTCATCTCCCTTGAGGGCAGTGAGCATCTGCTGACCGGCAAGGGCCAGGCAGCACGGGTGGCCCGCATCATCAGTGCATGGGCGGACCCGTACCTGGAAGTCGCCAACGCCGTCTAG